A window of Halobacillus naozhouensis genomic DNA:
CGTGTCTCCTGGTTTTAAGTTACTCACCTCAAACAAAACTGATTCTGGAGAAGTCCCAATATTCACCTCTTTTTCCTCTTCAGCAGCTTGCACGCGATCTGAAAAAATAATTAGGCAGATAAAAGATAGACAAAGAGCACAGAAGATCTTCCATGATTTTTCCATTCGCTACTTATACCCTCCTTTCTTCTATACTTTCTCGTTCTCAATAAAGAACTTTAGATTATTATATAAGTTTCTAATAAAATATAAAACAGCTAAAAAACAGCTTATATTCGTTTTAAAGAACACTATCCTGCTGTTTTCTTAACGTAACACTATTTTACATTAAATTTCACAACTTTAACTGAGCACAACTGTTCTTTATAATGAATTTAAAAAGGGGGGTGCACTTATGTTTAAAAAACTAGGCATAGTCTTGCTAATGGCTGGGATTTCCTTAATCATTTATGCTGGAGAATCCCTATATCAATCATCAATGACGCAGTCAAACGCACTTAAAGAAGCGAAGCTACTAGTTAATAAGCTACCTAATAAAGTAACTGAGTCTCCTTCATTAGCTAAAGAATTATCTGAATTTAAATGGTGGATGGAACGTACACCTATCAAATGAGTCATGCAAAGATTGTCGATGCGGAAGATACAACAGTCATTCATTCCACCTATCCAGAAGAAATCTTAGTCCTCACAACCTGCTACCCTTTCAGTTTCATAGGAAACGCCCCAAAACGCTATATTATTTACGCCAAAAAAGCCTAAAAAACACCCACCTCAGGTCATCCAGAATATGGATGATCTGAGGTGGGTGTTATTACCTTTATTACTATTGCGTCTATAGCATGATCAAGAATACGTGTAGCCGCTTAGCTTCCATTGCTCGATTGAAAAGGTGCTTGCACCTAACGAGGTGAATAAAACAGCGTCATTCCCTTTCTGTGGAAAAATCCGTGATGTAAAGACCTCTTCTCCTCCATTGACGAAAACCTCAAGTGTCGAATGATCGATAAAGAGTCGAAGCTGGCTTAGTTCGCCATCGAGTTTAACCCTGCGAAATTCTGTTTTACTTTTATCTTCCAGATGGGGGCGGGATAATGTCAGGATTCCATCTTTTTTCTGGTAGCTAAAAGCAGCATAATGAAACAATTCAAGAGCAAACTGCTCTTCAATGTTTTCAAACTCGAGTTGAATTTCCACTGAGTTTCCTCCCACACCGCGTATCCCTTTCTGGTCATTCTCAATAGTAATATCAGAATGCAGTAAGACGGATTCCCGCATCTCCTTCAACTCTTCCAACGGCTTTTGCACGATCTGATTTCCCTCCCACTCCAGCTCTCGAGGAATGGTTAAACAATGGATCCAGCGGTTCTCAATCGTTGGATGCGCTTCTTCATATTGTTCAGGAACACCCATCCAGCCGAAAAGAATACGCCGCCCCTTTTCATCAAGCGTTGTTTGAGGGGCATAAAATTCAAACCCGCGATCCAATTCTTTAAACTCAGCGTGCGTGAAATCGCCTCGATTATAATCAAGAGTTCCTGTAAAGTAACCACTCTGATACCGATTATTGTAGGCCATTCCATTAGCTTTCAAGCCTTGAGGAGACACGATCAATACCCCTTGTCCTTCTAATTCAAAAAAGTCAGGGCATTCCCACATGTAGCCAAGTTCCCCAAGTTTTTGCTCGTAGGAACCAGTTATGTTCCCAACCAACTCCCAGTGTGTTAAATCTTCAGACCTAAACAGGACTGCCTTACCATGGCGTTTCTTACTTTGTGCCCCAATCACCATGTACCAGCTACCCTCTTTTTCCCAAACTTTCGGATCCCGAAAATCAGACGTGTATCCTTCGGGAAGATGGATGACGGGCCCTTTTTTATCAAAATGAATGCCATCATCTGAAACAGCCATACATTGGTATGTTTCTCCTTCACCCTGTTCATTCACTACATTACCCGTATAAAAAAGATACATTTTATCATCGTGGACCACTGCACTGCCGGAATAACAGCCATCTTTATCGAACCAACTAGAAGGTGTCAATGCAATTGGCTGTTGTTCCCAATTCACAAAGTCCTTTGAGGTACAATGTCCCCAAAACTTCTCCCCGTGCCCCGTATGAAAGGGCATCCATTGATAAAACAAATGAAAAACACCATTCCATTGAATTAAACCATTAGGGTCGCTAAGTA
This region includes:
- a CDS encoding sortase domain-containing protein translates to MSHAKIVDAEDTTVIHSTYPEEILVLTTCYPFSFIGNAPKRYIIYAKKA
- a CDS encoding glycoside hydrolase family 32 protein, whose protein sequence is MNAKDRELRNKAAATVEENEERVNQDHYRLNYHHMPPAGLLSDPNGLIQWNGVFHLFYQWMPFHTGHGEKFWGHCTSKDFVNWEQQPIALTPSSWFDKDGCYSGSAVVHDDKMYLFYTGNVVNEQGEGETYQCMAVSDDGIHFDKKGPVIHLPEGYTSDFRDPKVWEKEGSWYMVIGAQSKKRHGKAVLFRSEDLTHWELVGNITGSYEQKLGELGYMWECPDFFELEGQGVLIVSPQGLKANGMAYNNRYQSGYFTGTLDYNRGDFTHAEFKELDRGFEFYAPQTTLDEKGRRILFGWMGVPEQYEEAHPTIENRWIHCLTIPRELEWEGNQIVQKPLEELKEMRESVLLHSDITIENDQKGIRGVGGNSVEIQLEFENIEEQFALELFHYAAFSYQKKDGILTLSRPHLEDKSKTEFRRVKLDGELSQLRLFIDHSTLEVFVNGGEEVFTSRIFPQKGNDAVLFTSLGASTFSIEQWKLSGYTYS